The following coding sequences are from one Luteimonas sp. S4-F44 window:
- the rimO gene encoding 30S ribosomal protein S12 methylthiotransferase RimO gives MSAASPKVGFVSLGCPKALVDSERILTQLRVEGYDIVQTYDDADVVVVNTCGFIDSAVAESLDAIGEAMAENGKVIVTGCLGKRQEMIRDAHPGVLSISGPQDYGSVMGAVHAALPPRHDPFVDLVPDTGVKLTPRHYAYLKISEGCNHRCSFCIIPSMRGDLVSRPVDDVLREAERLVRGGVRELLVISQDTSAYGVDVRYAERTWRDRAYQTRMKALCEGLSELGVWTRLHYVYPYPHVDDIIPLMTERHADGSRKLLPYLDVPLQHASPRILKLMKRPGAIERTRERIARWREICPDLTIRSTFIVGFPGETEDDFQQLLDFLDEAQLDRVGAFAYSPVEGATANLLPDAVPEAVKQERLARFMDKQAEISAARLEAKVGSVQSCLVDVVDGDLAIARTMGDAPEIDGVVQIQNGREAGLCPGDFVEVAIMGSDEHDLYGEVVETDA, from the coding sequence ATGTCCGCAGCCAGTCCCAAGGTCGGTTTCGTCAGTCTCGGCTGTCCGAAGGCCCTCGTCGATTCCGAACGCATCCTCACCCAGTTGCGGGTCGAGGGCTACGACATCGTGCAGACCTACGACGATGCCGACGTGGTGGTCGTCAACACCTGCGGGTTCATCGATTCGGCGGTCGCCGAGTCGCTCGACGCCATCGGCGAGGCGATGGCCGAGAACGGCAAGGTGATCGTGACCGGGTGCCTGGGCAAGCGCCAGGAGATGATCCGTGACGCGCATCCGGGCGTGCTGTCGATCAGCGGGCCGCAGGACTACGGTTCGGTGATGGGCGCGGTGCACGCGGCCTTGCCGCCGCGGCACGATCCCTTCGTCGACCTGGTGCCCGATACCGGCGTCAAGCTGACGCCGCGGCACTATGCGTATCTGAAGATCTCCGAGGGCTGTAACCACCGCTGCAGCTTCTGCATCATTCCTTCGATGCGTGGCGACCTGGTGTCGCGCCCGGTCGACGACGTGTTGCGCGAGGCCGAGCGGCTGGTGCGCGGCGGCGTGCGCGAACTGCTGGTGATCTCCCAGGACACCTCGGCCTACGGCGTGGACGTGCGCTATGCCGAGCGGACGTGGCGGGATCGCGCGTACCAGACGCGGATGAAGGCGCTGTGCGAAGGCCTGTCGGAACTGGGCGTGTGGACGCGGCTGCACTATGTGTATCCCTACCCGCACGTCGACGACATCATCCCGCTGATGACCGAGCGCCATGCCGACGGCAGCCGCAAGCTGCTGCCGTATCTCGACGTGCCGTTGCAGCATGCCAGCCCGCGCATCCTCAAGCTGATGAAGCGGCCCGGCGCGATCGAGCGCACCCGCGAACGCATCGCGCGCTGGCGCGAGATCTGTCCGGACCTGACGATCCGCAGCACCTTCATCGTCGGCTTCCCCGGCGAGACCGAAGACGATTTCCAGCAACTGTTGGACTTTCTCGACGAGGCCCAGCTCGATCGCGTCGGCGCGTTCGCTTATTCACCTGTCGAGGGCGCGACCGCGAACCTGTTGCCCGATGCGGTGCCTGAGGCGGTGAAGCAGGAGCGGCTGGCGCGGTTCATGGACAAGCAGGCGGAGATTTCCGCAGCCCGGCTGGAGGCCAAGGTCGGCAGCGTGCAGTCCTGCCTGGTCGACGTCGTCGACGGCGACCTGGCGATCGCGCGCACGATGGGCGATGCACCCGAGATCGACGGCGTGGTGCAGATCCAGAATGGCCGCGAAGCCGGCCTGTGTCCCGGCGATTTCGTCGAGGTGGCGATCATGGGCAGCGACGAGCATGATCTCTACGGCGAAGTCGTGGAGACGGATGCATGA
- the greB gene encoding transcription elongation factor GreB: MSRWRPPPEKSTALITPGGHARLKAELDDLWRVRRPEVVRALSAAAAEGDRSENAEYTYRKKQLGEIDRRVRYLGKRLEALRVVDTVPTDPEAVFFGAWIELEDLDNGQCNRYRIVGPDETDAREGWISIDSPLARALLKKRVDDEVAVELPGGPSTFAIVSVDYVAD; encoded by the coding sequence ATGAGCCGCTGGCGCCCGCCACCGGAGAAGAGCACCGCGCTGATCACCCCGGGTGGCCACGCCCGGCTCAAAGCCGAGCTCGACGATCTGTGGCGGGTGCGCCGGCCCGAGGTCGTGCGCGCGCTGTCGGCCGCGGCGGCCGAGGGCGACCGCTCGGAAAACGCCGAGTACACCTACCGCAAGAAACAGCTGGGCGAGATCGACCGCCGCGTGCGCTACCTCGGCAAACGGCTCGAAGCACTGCGCGTGGTCGACACCGTACCGACCGATCCTGAGGCGGTGTTCTTCGGCGCCTGGATCGAACTGGAAGACCTCGACAACGGGCAGTGCAACCGCTACCGCATCGTCGGCCCCGATGAAACCGACGCGCGCGAAGGCTGGATCAGTATCGACTCGCCGCTGGCGCGCGCATTGCTCAAGAAGCGCGTCGACGACGAGGTCGCGGTCGAACTGCCGGGCGGGCCATCCACATTTGCGATCGTCTCGGTCGACTACGTCGCGGACTAA
- a CDS encoding helicase HerA-like domain-containing protein has translation MEPILIGKAVTTPDGGPVHLLPALGNRHGLVAGATGTGKTVTLTTLAEGFSRIGVPVFMADVKGDVAGLAVPGEIGEALRERAAHIGVPDYAGEASPVVFWDLFGVSGHPVRTTVSEMGPTLLARILELNDTQAGVLDIVFKLADDRGLLLLDLDDLRALLGLVAEERKAVSSEYGLVSAPSVAAIQRAVLRLEQDGGAPFFGEPALALDDLMRTRSDGRGVIGILAADRLILKPRLYATFLLWLLSQLFETLPEVGDLDKPRLVFVFDEAHLLFGDAPASLQQRIEQVVRLVRSKGVGVYFCSQFPDDVPQAVLGQLGNRVQHALRAYTPRDQKAVRTAAQTFVPNPALDVAATIATLKTGEALVSMLQAGGAPAPVERTLIAPPRCRMGAISEAERARVRAGSPVGAKYDTPVNRESAAELLAQRAQAATAAGDAAPAKSRDADAAEGGLGQKVNEFLFGTKRRQGAVQAAGKQAVRSITNRIVRNLLGGIGRR, from the coding sequence ATGGAACCGATCCTCATCGGCAAGGCCGTCACCACGCCCGACGGCGGCCCCGTGCACCTGCTGCCCGCGCTGGGCAACCGCCACGGCCTGGTCGCCGGCGCGACCGGCACCGGCAAGACCGTCACGCTGACCACGCTGGCCGAGGGGTTCTCGCGCATCGGCGTGCCGGTGTTCATGGCCGACGTGAAGGGCGACGTCGCGGGCCTGGCGGTGCCGGGCGAGATCGGCGAGGCGCTGCGCGAGCGTGCCGCGCACATCGGCGTGCCCGACTACGCAGGCGAGGCCAGCCCGGTGGTGTTCTGGGACCTGTTCGGCGTGTCCGGCCATCCGGTGCGCACGACGGTCAGCGAGATGGGCCCGACGCTGCTGGCGCGCATCCTCGAGCTCAACGACACCCAGGCTGGCGTGCTCGACATCGTGTTCAAGCTCGCCGACGACCGCGGCCTGTTGCTGCTCGACCTCGACGACCTGCGCGCGTTGCTGGGGCTGGTCGCCGAAGAGCGCAAGGCGGTCTCGTCCGAGTACGGCCTGGTTTCGGCACCGTCGGTCGCGGCGATCCAGCGCGCGGTGCTGCGGCTGGAACAGGACGGCGGTGCGCCGTTCTTCGGCGAACCGGCGCTGGCGCTGGACGACCTGATGCGCACCCGCAGCGACGGCCGCGGTGTGATCGGTATCCTGGCCGCCGACCGGCTGATCCTCAAGCCGCGGCTGTATGCGACCTTCCTGTTGTGGCTGTTGTCGCAGTTATTCGAGACGCTGCCCGAAGTCGGCGACCTCGACAAGCCGCGGCTGGTGTTCGTGTTCGACGAGGCGCATCTGCTGTTCGGCGACGCCCCGGCGTCGCTGCAACAACGCATCGAACAGGTGGTGCGCCTGGTCCGCTCCAAGGGCGTGGGCGTCTATTTCTGCTCGCAGTTCCCCGACGACGTGCCGCAGGCCGTGCTCGGCCAGCTCGGCAATCGCGTGCAGCACGCGCTGCGTGCCTACACGCCGCGCGACCAGAAGGCGGTGCGCACCGCCGCGCAGACATTCGTCCCCAACCCCGCACTCGACGTCGCCGCCACGATCGCCACGCTCAAGACCGGCGAGGCGCTGGTCTCGATGCTGCAGGCCGGCGGCGCGCCGGCACCGGTCGAGCGCACTCTGATCGCACCGCCGCGCTGCCGGATGGGCGCGATCAGCGAGGCCGAGCGCGCGCGGGTGCGCGCCGGCAGCCCGGTCGGTGCCAAGTACGACACCCCGGTCAATCGCGAATCGGCCGCCGAACTGCTGGCCCAGCGTGCGCAAGCCGCGACTGCGGCCGGCGATGCCGCCCCGGCGAAGTCCCGCGACGCCGATGCGGCCGAGGGCGGGCTGGGCCAGAAGGTCAACGAGTTCCTGTTCGGCACCAAGCGACGCCAGGGGGCGGTCCAAGCCGCCGGCAAGCAGGCGGTGCGCTCGATCACCAACCGGATCGTGCGCAACCTGCTGGGCGGGATCGGACGCCGATGA
- a CDS encoding transglycosylase SLT domain-containing protein yields MPESRFSRRFPLAHLGALALALVLSSHATDAQAQSRRDREAAEALNQRMLDAEGRYREALVRIANDDPAGVEASNAALEDMEDVMVACEKQRGCSVPQLLTSYKRLLKADADAQAGQGEDDAPVDAPDGSLPTADVPAAASASALLSEDERFKRMVELNPAVQAGIRRWLTDMRVSLITSHENYQYMRHLMSPAFKRSGLPEALLFGIMAKESNGRVHARSRAGAAGPLQFMPATGRRFGLGPDGSGFDTRYDPRQAADAAAVYLNERFAQHGNEIEYWLAAYNGGEGRALRVYREAAGRRFWDPDVYNQFPPETRDYVPMVIAAAWLYLHPQEYGLTFPKVDARPATFRLERPASIYELTICLGNGNTRDGYMRALRNLNPSFEAESLLPVGTVLNGTVRMAGLYRQWCVRGARADLAAELVNSDPRAAIVRTGAIEVLPDANADVPAALPAAPAAPRPPQVTPAPAPARSHRVARGDTLGKIAQRYGCNISTLARANGLRAPAYALKPGQTLTLQGCAR; encoded by the coding sequence ATGCCCGAGTCCCGGTTCTCCCGTCGTTTTCCGCTCGCGCACCTGGGTGCGCTGGCGCTGGCGCTGGTTCTGTCCAGTCACGCCACCGATGCGCAGGCCCAGTCGCGCCGCGACCGCGAGGCGGCCGAGGCGTTGAATCAGCGCATGCTCGATGCCGAGGGGCGCTACCGCGAAGCGCTGGTGCGCATCGCCAACGACGACCCGGCGGGCGTCGAGGCGAGCAATGCCGCGCTCGAGGACATGGAAGACGTGATGGTGGCCTGCGAGAAGCAGCGCGGCTGCAGCGTCCCGCAGCTGTTGACCAGCTACAAGCGCCTGCTCAAGGCCGATGCCGACGCGCAGGCCGGGCAGGGCGAGGACGACGCGCCGGTCGATGCGCCCGACGGCAGCCTGCCGACCGCCGATGTGCCCGCCGCTGCCAGCGCTTCGGCGCTGCTGAGCGAGGACGAGCGGTTCAAGCGCATGGTCGAGCTCAATCCCGCCGTCCAGGCCGGCATCCGCCGCTGGCTCACCGACATGCGCGTGTCGCTGATCACCAGCCACGAGAACTACCAGTACATGCGGCATCTGATGTCGCCGGCCTTCAAGCGCAGCGGCCTGCCCGAGGCGCTGCTGTTCGGCATCATGGCCAAGGAATCCAACGGCCGGGTACACGCGCGTTCCCGTGCCGGCGCCGCCGGGCCGCTGCAGTTCATGCCGGCGACCGGGCGCCGGTTCGGCCTGGGCCCCGACGGCAGCGGCTTCGACACGCGCTACGACCCGCGCCAGGCGGCCGATGCGGCGGCGGTGTATCTCAACGAGCGGTTCGCGCAGCACGGCAACGAGATCGAGTACTGGCTGGCCGCCTACAACGGTGGCGAGGGGCGCGCGCTGCGCGTCTATCGCGAGGCCGCGGGCCGGCGCTTCTGGGACCCGGACGTCTACAACCAGTTCCCGCCCGAGACCCGCGACTACGTGCCGATGGTGATTGCCGCGGCGTGGCTGTACCTGCACCCGCAGGAGTACGGACTGACCTTCCCCAAGGTCGATGCGCGGCCGGCGACGTTCCGTCTCGAGCGGCCGGCGTCGATCTACGAGTTGACGATCTGCCTGGGCAACGGCAATACCCGCGACGGCTACATGCGCGCGCTGCGCAACCTCAACCCCAGCTTTGAGGCCGAGAGCCTGCTGCCGGTGGGCACCGTGCTCAACGGCACCGTGCGCATGGCTGGGCTGTATCGCCAGTGGTGCGTGCGCGGTGCGCGCGCCGACCTCGCGGCCGAGCTGGTGAACAGCGACCCGCGCGCGGCGATCGTGCGCACCGGTGCGATCGAGGTGTTGCCAGACGCGAACGCTGACGTGCCGGCGGCGCTGCCGGCCGCGCCCGCCGCTCCGCGGCCGCCGCAGGTCACCCCTGCGCCGGCGCCCGCGCGCAGCCATCGCGTCGCCCGCGGCGACACGCTGGGCAAGATCGCGCAGCGCTATGGCTGCAACATCTCGACGCTGGCGCGCGCCAACGGCCTGCGCGCGCCGGCATACGCGCTCAAGCCGGGTCAGACACTGACGCTGCAGGGCTGCGCGCGCTGA
- the asd gene encoding archaetidylserine decarboxylase (Phosphatidylserine decarboxylase is synthesized as a single chain precursor. Generation of the pyruvoyl active site from a Ser is coupled to cleavage of a Gly-Ser bond between the larger (beta) and smaller (alpha chains). It is an integral membrane protein.) has product MSLTTTLTYALPHRLLSSMARRLAYSTHPGTRRWLIDTVVRRFGVDLSEAANPDPASYASFNAFFTRALREGARSPDPDPRALLMPADGHISQCGAIDGDRIFQAKGQSFTVAELLGDADDAAPYLDGRYATVYLSPRDYHRVHMAWTGTLRETVHVPGRLFSVGTDAVANVPRLFARNERLVCHFDTDFGPMVQVMVGALLVSGVETVWAGEEIPAYGDRIQRKDYRGRGIVLERFAEMARFNYGSTVIVLLPPGVAELAPALHAESPVRLGERLATRLGA; this is encoded by the coding sequence ATGAGCCTGACGACCACGCTGACCTATGCGCTGCCGCACCGTCTGCTGTCGTCGATGGCGCGCCGACTGGCCTACTCGACCCATCCGGGCACACGACGCTGGCTGATCGACACGGTCGTACGCCGCTTCGGCGTCGACCTGTCGGAGGCGGCCAATCCCGACCCGGCGTCCTACGCCAGCTTCAATGCGTTCTTCACCCGCGCCCTGCGCGAGGGCGCGCGCAGCCCCGACCCCGACCCGCGCGCATTGCTGATGCCGGCCGACGGCCACATCAGCCAGTGCGGCGCAATCGACGGTGATCGCATCTTCCAGGCCAAGGGGCAGTCGTTCACCGTCGCCGAACTGCTCGGCGATGCCGACGACGCAGCGCCCTACCTCGACGGCCGCTACGCCACCGTGTACCTGTCGCCGCGCGACTACCACCGCGTGCATATGGCCTGGACCGGCACGCTGCGCGAGACCGTGCACGTTCCGGGCCGGCTGTTCAGCGTCGGCACCGACGCGGTCGCCAATGTGCCGCGGCTGTTCGCGCGCAACGAGCGGCTGGTGTGCCACTTCGATACCGACTTCGGGCCAATGGTCCAGGTAATGGTCGGTGCGCTGCTGGTTTCCGGCGTGGAAACGGTCTGGGCCGGCGAAGAGATCCCCGCCTACGGCGACCGCATCCAGCGCAAGGACTACCGCGGGCGCGGCATCGTGCTTGAGCGCTTCGCCGAGATGGCGCGCTTCAACTACGGCTCGACGGTGATCGTGCTGCTGCCGCCTGGCGTGGCCGAACTGGCACCGGCGCTGCACGCCGAGTCGCCGGTGCGCCTGGGCGAACGGCTGGCCACGCGCCTGGGCGCGTGA
- a CDS encoding SCO family protein, giving the protein MFNRTTLVILCIALAGGLGLLAAQRYFTDGGADRPPLQVVQLYPQPRALPQITLQQADGTPLPTSALAGHWTLVFIGFTQCPDVCPMTLTQLAQAQRRWEALPEATRPRVLFVSVDPERDTPQRLGDYAHAFHRDTLAATADLPTLERFTRALSMVFAKVPLRGDAPAGAYTIDHSASMAVLDPQGRMAGVVSGSVLNGETPQPEAIADDLLRLTPDARP; this is encoded by the coding sequence ATGTTCAACCGCACCACCCTCGTGATCCTGTGCATCGCACTCGCCGGCGGGCTGGGCCTGCTCGCAGCGCAGCGCTACTTCACCGACGGCGGCGCTGATCGCCCGCCGCTGCAGGTCGTGCAGCTCTATCCCCAGCCGCGCGCGCTGCCGCAGATCACGCTGCAGCAGGCTGACGGCACCCCGCTGCCGACCAGTGCGCTGGCCGGACATTGGACCCTGGTGTTCATCGGCTTCACTCAGTGTCCCGATGTGTGCCCGATGACGCTGACCCAGTTGGCGCAAGCCCAGCGGCGCTGGGAAGCACTACCCGAGGCGACCCGGCCGCGGGTGCTGTTCGTGTCGGTGGACCCCGAGCGCGACACGCCACAGCGACTCGGCGACTACGCACATGCCTTCCACCGCGACACCCTGGCCGCGACCGCCGACCTGCCGACGCTCGAGCGCTTCACGCGCGCGCTGTCGATGGTGTTCGCCAAGGTGCCGCTGCGCGGCGACGCGCCAGCCGGCGCCTACACGATCGATCACAGCGCCTCGATGGCAGTGCTCGACCCCCAGGGCCGCATGGCCGGCGTGGTCTCGGGCAGCGTCCTCAACGGCGAGACACCCCAGCCCGAGGCCATCGCCGACGACCTGCTGCGCCTGACCCCGGACGCGCGCCCATGA
- the prmB gene encoding 50S ribosomal protein L3 N(5)-glutamine methyltransferase: MTEELQTIVDLIRYGASRFNAAGLTFGHSYDNAIDEATQLTLHALHLPHDLSPVYGQSRVTLAEKEDVLGLFLRRIEERIPAAYLTGEAWFAGLSFKSDRRALVPRSPIAELILSGFEPWLGGREVRRALDLCTGSGCIAIAMAHHNPDWHVDGVDLSDEALSLAAENEARLEVRNTRFLKSDLFEGLQGEHYDLIVTNPPYVTNDETDALPREYGYEPEMGLRAGDDGLDLVLKILRDAPLHLTEDGLLICEVGESEQHLIKLLPELPLLWVEFQVGQMGVFVVERRDLVAHNARIAELAAARASVSGAASSTAAGPASDLF; this comes from the coding sequence ATGACCGAAGAACTGCAGACGATCGTCGACCTGATCCGCTATGGCGCCAGTCGCTTCAACGCCGCCGGGCTGACCTTCGGCCACAGCTACGATAACGCGATCGACGAGGCCACCCAGCTCACGCTCCACGCGCTGCACCTGCCGCACGACCTGAGCCCGGTCTATGGGCAGTCTCGGGTCACGTTGGCCGAGAAGGAAGACGTGCTGGGCCTGTTCCTGCGCCGTATCGAGGAGCGGATCCCGGCGGCCTACCTGACCGGCGAGGCGTGGTTCGCCGGTCTGAGCTTCAAGTCCGACCGCCGCGCCCTGGTGCCGCGCTCGCCGATCGCCGAACTGATCCTGTCCGGCTTCGAGCCGTGGCTGGGCGGCCGCGAGGTGCGTCGCGCGCTGGACTTGTGCACCGGTTCTGGCTGCATCGCGATCGCGATGGCGCACCACAATCCCGATTGGCACGTCGACGGCGTCGATCTCAGCGACGAGGCGCTGTCGCTGGCGGCCGAGAACGAGGCCCGGCTGGAGGTGCGCAACACGCGCTTCCTCAAGTCCGATCTGTTCGAGGGCCTGCAGGGCGAGCATTACGACCTGATCGTGACCAATCCGCCGTATGTGACCAACGACGAGACCGACGCGTTGCCGCGCGAGTACGGCTACGAGCCCGAGATGGGCCTGCGCGCCGGCGACGACGGCCTGGACTTGGTGCTGAAGATCCTGCGCGACGCGCCGCTGCACCTGACCGAGGACGGGCTGCTGATCTGCGAAGTTGGCGAGTCCGAGCAGCATCTGATCAAGCTGCTGCCCGAGTTGCCGTTGCTGTGGGTCGAGTTCCAGGTCGGGCAGATGGGCGTGTTCGTCGTCGAGCGCCGCGACCTGGTCGCGCACAACGCACGTATCGCCGAGCTTGCAGCCGCGCGCGCATCAGTGTCGGGTGCGGCGTCCAGCACTGCCGCTGGCCCGGCCAGCGACCTGTTCTGA
- the aroC gene encoding chorismate synthase, whose product MSSNRFGQMFSVTTFGESHGPAIGCVVDGCPPGIALAPEDFTHDLTRRATGKSRHTSARREADAVEILSGVYEGVTTGTPIALLIRNTDQRSKDYANIAAQFRPGHADYVYWQKYGIRDPRGGGRSSARETTMRVAAGTIAKKWLAQRHGVQVHGWLSQLGELVPSVSDPQAIDWATVEANAFFWPDAAQVPELEAYMDALRKSGDSVGARVTVVADGVPPGWGAPIYGKLDGDLAAAMMSINAVKGVEVGDGFASVAQRGSTHRDLMTPAGFASNHAGGVLGGISTGQQIVVSTAFKPTSSLRLPADGVDVDGNVVEVITTGRHDPCVGIRATPICEAMLALVLMDQALRHRAQCGDVGEVGPRIPGRIDG is encoded by the coding sequence ATGTCCAGCAATCGTTTCGGTCAGATGTTCAGTGTCACGACCTTCGGCGAGAGCCACGGACCGGCGATCGGCTGCGTGGTCGACGGCTGCCCGCCCGGGATCGCGCTCGCGCCGGAGGACTTCACCCATGATCTGACGCGGCGGGCGACCGGCAAGAGCCGGCACACCTCGGCGCGCCGCGAGGCCGATGCGGTCGAGATCCTCAGCGGCGTGTATGAAGGGGTCACCACCGGCACGCCGATCGCGCTGCTGATCCGCAATACCGACCAGCGCAGCAAGGACTACGCGAACATCGCCGCGCAGTTCCGCCCCGGCCATGCCGACTACGTCTATTGGCAGAAGTACGGCATCCGCGACCCGCGCGGCGGTGGGCGTTCGTCGGCCCGCGAGACGACGATGCGCGTGGCCGCCGGCACGATCGCCAAGAAGTGGCTCGCGCAGCGCCATGGCGTCCAGGTGCACGGCTGGCTGTCGCAATTGGGCGAGCTCGTGCCGTCGGTGTCCGACCCGCAGGCGATCGACTGGGCCACGGTCGAAGCCAACGCGTTCTTCTGGCCGGATGCGGCGCAGGTGCCCGAACTGGAGGCCTACATGGACGCGCTGCGCAAGTCCGGCGATTCGGTCGGCGCGCGCGTGACCGTGGTCGCCGATGGCGTGCCGCCGGGCTGGGGCGCGCCGATCTACGGCAAGCTCGACGGCGACCTGGCAGCGGCGATGATGTCGATCAACGCGGTCAAAGGCGTCGAGGTCGGCGACGGCTTCGCATCGGTCGCCCAGCGCGGCAGCACGCACCGCGATCTGATGACGCCGGCCGGTTTCGCCTCCAACCATGCCGGCGGTGTGCTCGGCGGCATCAGCACCGGCCAGCAGATCGTGGTCTCGACCGCGTTCAAGCCGACCTCGAGCCTGCGTCTGCCGGCCGACGGCGTCGATGTCGACGGCAACGTTGTCGAGGTCATCACCACCGGCCGCCACGATCCCTGCGTGGGTATCCGCGCCACGCCGATCTGCGAGGCGATGCTGGCGCTGGTGCTGATGGACCAGGCGCTTCGCCATCGCGCGCAGTGTGGCGATGTCGGCGAGGTGGGGCCGCGGATCCCGGGGCGCATCGATGGCTGA
- a CDS encoding D-glycerate dehydrogenase, with protein MAEPRPRVWVAQPLFDDIVARLHAHFDVVQVPSVVEHDAAAVAAALRDADGALVTLNERIGQAEIAAAPRLRAIANVGVGYNNLDIAALHARGIVATNTPDVLTETTADFGFAMLMAAARRITEAERHLRAGRWQGWNFKGLLGADLHGSTLGILGMGRIGQGIARRAAGFDMRVLYHNRSRLPAETERSCNAHYVEFEALFAQADHLVLVLPYSAATHHIVDAAALARMKPTATLTNIARGGIVDEGALADALAHGRLASAALDVFEGEPDVDPRLLALDNVVLTPHIASGSLATRRAMVTLAVDNLIAALGAGPDAGRPPSPIAPVGQDAKRPGTA; from the coding sequence ATGGCTGAGCCGCGTCCGCGGGTCTGGGTCGCGCAGCCGCTGTTCGACGACATCGTCGCGCGGCTGCACGCGCACTTCGACGTCGTGCAGGTGCCCTCGGTCGTCGAGCACGATGCGGCCGCCGTCGCCGCCGCGTTGCGCGACGCCGACGGCGCGCTGGTGACGCTCAACGAGCGCATCGGCCAGGCCGAGATCGCCGCGGCCCCGCGCCTGCGTGCGATCGCCAATGTCGGGGTGGGCTACAACAACCTCGATATCGCCGCGCTGCACGCGCGCGGCATCGTCGCGACCAATACACCTGACGTGCTCACCGAGACCACCGCCGACTTCGGTTTCGCGATGCTGATGGCCGCTGCGCGCCGCATCACCGAGGCCGAACGCCATCTGCGCGCGGGGCGCTGGCAGGGCTGGAACTTCAAGGGCCTGCTCGGCGCCGATCTGCACGGCAGCACGCTGGGCATCCTGGGCATGGGGCGGATCGGGCAGGGCATCGCCCGGCGCGCCGCCGGTTTCGACATGCGCGTGCTGTATCACAATCGTAGCCGCCTGCCCGCGGAGACCGAGCGCAGCTGCAACGCGCACTACGTCGAGTTCGAGGCGCTGTTCGCGCAGGCCGACCACCTGGTGCTGGTACTGCCGTACTCGGCCGCCACCCACCATATCGTCGATGCCGCCGCGCTGGCGCGGATGAAACCGACGGCGACGCTGACCAACATCGCCCGCGGCGGCATCGTCGATGAGGGCGCGCTGGCCGACGCGCTGGCGCATGGGCGTCTGGCATCGGCGGCGCTCGACGTGTTCGAGGGCGAGCCCGATGTCGACCCGCGCCTGCTCGCGCTCGACAACGTGGTGCTGACCCCGCACATCGCCAGCGGCAGCCTGGCCACGCGCCGGGCGATGGTCACGCTGGCGGTCGACAACCTGATCGCCGCGCTGGGCGCCGGTCCCGATGCTGGCCGCCCGCCGAGCCCGATCGCACCGGTCGGCCAGGATGCGAAACGACCGGGAACCGCCTGA